The Gemmatimonadaceae bacterium genome has a segment encoding these proteins:
- a CDS encoding TrmH family RNA methyltransferase, which yields MSASRLSAVRVVLFEPQDPINIAATIRAMKNMGVSRLRLVRPVAYDPSRLIGVAHDTQEIIDAVEHFDDLESAVSDCVRISGFTARRRAAKREILTPAQAAGDLLGFSDQGSVALVFGREDKGLPNEALDLAHTVVTIPTTAHASLNLAQAVLIGLYELHVAAADATRRLAPPRKVADPPTSGKFDLFFADAHRALAEIRFFQTRNDEHVMRSLRSVLFRAAPDGRELDLLRAMAIEVLRTIERERRA from the coding sequence ATGAGCGCATCCCGCCTGTCGGCGGTTCGCGTGGTACTGTTCGAGCCGCAGGATCCCATCAACATCGCCGCCACCATCCGCGCGATGAAGAACATGGGCGTCAGCCGCCTTCGGCTCGTGCGCCCCGTGGCGTACGATCCCTCCAGGCTCATCGGTGTCGCGCACGATACGCAGGAGATCATTGACGCCGTCGAGCATTTCGACGATCTCGAAAGCGCGGTCTCCGACTGCGTGCGCATCTCCGGGTTCACGGCGCGCCGCCGCGCCGCGAAGCGCGAGATTCTCACTCCCGCGCAGGCCGCTGGTGATCTGCTCGGCTTCTCGGATCAGGGAAGCGTCGCTCTCGTATTCGGCAGGGAAGACAAGGGGCTTCCGAACGAGGCGCTCGATCTCGCGCACACGGTCGTCACCATTCCGACCACCGCACACGCATCGTTGAATCTCGCCCAGGCAGTACTCATCGGATTGTACGAGTTGCATGTGGCCGCCGCCGACGCCACGCGCCGTCTCGCTCCGCCAAGAAAAGTCGCCGACCCGCCGACGAGCGGGAAATTCGATCTCTTCTTTGCCGACGCGCACCGCGCGCTCGCTGAGATCAGGTTCTTCCAGACGCGAAACGACGAGCACGTGATGAGGTCGCTGAGGTCGGTCCTGTTCCGGGCAGCACCGGATGGCAGGGAGCTCGACTTGTTGCGGGCGATGGCGATCG
- the pdxH gene encoding pyridoxamine 5'-phosphate oxidase, whose translation MATPYPVQNPLSRFNRLYAQAQKLDRALLPDPNAMSLATVGMSGNPSVRTVLMKEVDERGFVFYTNLESRKGRELRTRPVASICFHWAALEVQVCAEGPASLVSDEEADAYFATRPRESQIGAWASIQSQPIEHASDLEIRIQEFEEKFEGREVTRPPFWSGFRLRPSRIEFWKARPGRLHERHLYTRSGESWTMETLYP comes from the coding sequence ATGGCCACTCCTTATCCAGTCCAGAATCCCCTGAGCCGGTTCAACCGGCTCTATGCCCAGGCACAGAAGCTGGATCGTGCCCTCCTCCCCGATCCCAACGCGATGTCCCTCGCCACCGTGGGCATGAGCGGGAATCCATCGGTACGCACTGTACTGATGAAGGAAGTGGACGAGCGCGGCTTCGTCTTCTATACCAACCTCGAGAGTCGGAAGGGGCGCGAGCTGCGCACTCGTCCCGTCGCGTCCATCTGCTTCCATTGGGCGGCTCTCGAAGTGCAAGTTTGCGCCGAAGGCCCCGCGTCCCTCGTCAGCGACGAGGAGGCCGACGCTTATTTCGCGACCCGGCCGCGCGAGAGCCAGATCGGAGCGTGGGCATCCATCCAGAGCCAGCCGATCGAGCACGCCAGCGATCTCGAAATCCGGATTCAGGAGTTCGAGGAAAAGTTCGAGGGGCGCGAAGTGACGCGGCCGCCGTTCTGGTCCGGATTCCGGCTGCGCCCGTCACGGATCGAGTTCTGGAAAGCCCGCCCTGGCCGTCTCCACGAGCGACATCTCTACACGAGAAGCGGCGAGAGCTGGACGATGGAGACGCTCTATCCCTAG
- a CDS encoding superoxide dismutase, giving the protein MAFQLPDLPYGFDSLEPHIDTATMQIHHGKHHQAYVNNLNAAIEKAPELATKSLDDLLTGINGVPEAVRMAVRNNGGGHWNHSMFWKWMAPNAGGQPGGEIGRAINGSFGSFDKFREQWAAAGAGRFGSGWVWLLNDGGKLSITSTPNQDNPLMDGKSAPILGLDVWEHAYYLRYQNRRPDYISAWWNVVNWADVEAEFAR; this is encoded by the coding sequence ATGGCATTCCAACTTCCCGATCTGCCGTACGGCTTCGATTCGCTGGAGCCGCACATCGACACGGCCACGATGCAGATCCATCATGGCAAGCATCATCAGGCGTACGTCAACAACCTGAACGCGGCGATCGAGAAGGCGCCCGAGCTGGCGACCAAATCGCTGGACGATCTGCTCACCGGGATCAACGGAGTGCCCGAGGCCGTACGCATGGCCGTTCGCAACAACGGCGGGGGACACTGGAACCATTCGATGTTCTGGAAGTGGATGGCGCCGAACGCCGGGGGGCAGCCAGGAGGCGAGATCGGCCGCGCGATCAACGGTTCATTCGGCAGCTTCGACAAGTTCAGGGAGCAGTGGGCGGCAGCCGGCGCCGGCCGTTTCGGTTCGGGCTGGGTGTGGCTCCTCAACGACGGCGGCAAGCTGTCAATCACGAGCACACCGAATCAGGACAACCCCCTCATGGACGGCAAGTCCGCTCCGATCCTCGGCCTCGACGTCTGGGAGCACGCCTACTATCTGCGTTACCAGAACAGGCGCCCGGACTATATCTCGGCATGGTGGAACGTCGTGAACTGGGCGGATGTGGAGGCTGAGTTCGCGCGGTAA
- the speA gene encoding biosynthetic arginine decarboxylase translates to MTMTRTPPVTESGADEAWSIDSARTLYNIEGWGIGYFDINAKGHVVVRPDADNPARELDLFELANDLEAQGVGLPLLLRFSDILCSRIESLTERFARAISEYEYTGAYTTVYPIKVNQQRHVVEEIVEFGKASGVGLECGSKPELQAVLALAEHTDHLIVCNGYKDEEFMRLALMGQKLGHKVFIVLEQLSEVDVLLKVADELGVTPTAGVRIKLHSEGSGRWARSGGEKSKFGLGTAQLVKLVDRLRDAGRLDVLKLIHFHLGSQITDIRYIKAGLQEISRYYAELRSMGVDVTHVDVGGGLGVDYDGSCSTSQASVNYSLQEYANDVVYTLAESCRELELPMPHIISESGRALTAHHALLLLSVIDVESQADNVMPTLDDEDHAFLHEMEEDYKAVSTRRVREVYHDATFAKDRSQELFNSGVLTLRERALAEQIYIATITAVARLAQQDREEYADIIEDLEATLTDRYFCNFSLFQSLPDSWAIDQLFPVMPIHRLDEEPTRNGTIQDVTCDSDGKIERFIGGRTSRPSLPLHPFTDGEQYILGIFLTGAYQEILGDLHNLFGDTNAVHIRLSENGYEVAELVHGDTVTEVLAYVQYRASDLLATFRRKVAAATGITRQEANAFIADYVAGLEGYTYLEGEAAR, encoded by the coding sequence ATGACGATGACGCGCACTCCGCCGGTGACCGAATCCGGTGCAGACGAAGCATGGAGCATTGATTCGGCCCGCACCCTCTACAACATCGAGGGATGGGGTATCGGATACTTCGATATCAACGCCAAGGGACACGTCGTCGTCCGCCCCGACGCCGATAATCCCGCGCGCGAGCTCGACCTCTTCGAGCTGGCCAACGACCTCGAGGCGCAGGGCGTAGGGCTGCCCCTGCTGCTGCGATTCTCCGACATTCTCTGCTCACGCATCGAGTCGCTCACCGAGCGGTTCGCCCGCGCCATCAGCGAGTACGAGTACACCGGCGCATACACGACGGTCTATCCGATCAAGGTCAATCAGCAGAGACACGTCGTCGAGGAGATAGTCGAGTTCGGCAAAGCGTCCGGCGTTGGCCTCGAATGCGGAAGCAAGCCGGAGCTCCAGGCCGTTCTCGCCCTTGCGGAGCACACCGATCACCTCATCGTCTGCAACGGTTACAAGGACGAGGAGTTCATGCGCCTCGCCCTGATGGGGCAGAAGCTCGGGCACAAGGTGTTCATCGTGCTCGAGCAGCTAAGCGAAGTAGACGTCCTGCTCAAGGTCGCCGACGAGCTCGGCGTCACTCCGACCGCCGGCGTTCGCATCAAGCTTCACTCCGAAGGCTCGGGACGCTGGGCCAGGAGCGGCGGCGAAAAGTCCAAGTTCGGACTCGGCACCGCGCAGCTCGTGAAGCTCGTGGACCGTCTTCGCGATGCTGGGCGTCTCGACGTCCTCAAGCTCATCCATTTCCACCTCGGCTCGCAGATCACGGACATCCGCTACATCAAGGCGGGACTCCAGGAGATCTCGCGCTATTACGCCGAGCTGCGCTCGATGGGCGTGGATGTGACCCACGTTGATGTCGGCGGTGGACTGGGTGTGGATTACGACGGGTCATGCTCCACGTCTCAGGCGAGCGTCAACTACTCGCTGCAGGAGTACGCCAACGACGTCGTGTACACGCTCGCCGAGTCGTGCCGCGAGCTCGAGCTTCCGATGCCGCACATCATCAGCGAGTCGGGACGCGCGCTCACCGCTCATCACGCGCTGCTGCTGCTGAGCGTGATTGACGTGGAGTCGCAGGCCGACAATGTCATGCCGACGCTGGACGACGAGGACCACGCGTTCCTCCACGAGATGGAGGAGGATTACAAGGCGGTCAGCACGCGGCGCGTTCGCGAGGTCTATCACGATGCGACGTTCGCCAAGGATCGTTCGCAGGAGCTGTTCAACAGCGGCGTGCTCACGCTGCGCGAGCGTGCGCTCGCGGAGCAGATCTACATCGCCACCATCACCGCCGTGGCGCGTCTCGCGCAGCAGGACAGGGAAGAGTACGCCGACATCATCGAGGATCTCGAGGCGACGCTGACGGATCGCTACTTCTGCAACTTCTCGCTGTTCCAGTCGCTGCCCGACAGCTGGGCGATCGACCAGCTATTTCCGGTAATGCCAATTCACCGACTCGATGAAGAGCCGACGCGCAACGGAACGATCCAGGACGTGACGTGCGACTCTGATGGAAAGATCGAGAGATTCATCGGCGGAAGAACGTCGCGCCCGAGCCTCCCGCTGCACCCGTTCACCGACGGTGAGCAGTACATCCTCGGCATCTTTCTGACGGGTGCATACCAGGAGATACTGGGCGATCTGCACAATCTGTTCGGTGATACGAACGCGGTGCACATCCGTCTCTCGGAGAACGGGTACGAAGTGGCGGAGCTGGTGCACGGCGACACAGTGACGGAGGTTCTCGCCTACGTTCAGTACCGCGCATCCGACCTGCTGGCGACGTTCCGAAGGAAGGTTGCGGCGGCAACGGGCATCACGCGCCAGGAGGCGAACGCTTTCATCGCCGACTACGTCGCCGGCCTCGAGGGTTACACGTACCTCGAGGGGGAAGCCGCGCGTTAA
- a CDS encoding VTT domain-containing protein produces the protein MDQLRELFANLSDLPALIKWAGYFGLTGIVFAETGLLIGFFLPGDSLLVTAGLVSARGLLNVYLLGLLLNIAAAAGNSMGYLIGRMTGPRIFTREDSLLFNKKHVYRAQEFYARHGRKAIILAQFIPIVRTFSPVVAGVGRMPYMQFLVISVLGTVFWVWSMLFTGYFLGTYIPGIDQHIEILVLVVIFVSILPGIISWWRERSKPAPAAN, from the coding sequence ATGGACCAGCTTCGCGAGCTCTTCGCCAATCTCTCGGATCTTCCCGCTCTCATAAAGTGGGCCGGATACTTCGGACTCACCGGAATCGTGTTCGCCGAGACCGGGCTTCTCATCGGCTTTTTCCTGCCGGGAGATTCGCTGCTCGTCACCGCAGGCCTGGTCTCCGCGCGCGGATTGCTCAACGTCTACCTGCTCGGCCTGCTTCTCAATATTGCGGCCGCCGCCGGCAATTCGATGGGTTATCTGATCGGCCGGATGACCGGCCCGAGGATATTTACTCGCGAGGACTCGCTGTTGTTCAACAAGAAGCACGTGTACCGGGCGCAGGAGTTCTACGCGCGGCACGGCCGCAAGGCGATCATCCTCGCGCAGTTCATTCCGATCGTCCGGACGTTCTCGCCGGTGGTGGCGGGAGTCGGGCGGATGCCGTATATGCAGTTTCTCGTCATCAGCGTGCTCGGCACCGTATTCTGGGTATGGAGCATGCTGTTCACCGGGTATTTCCTGGGCACGTATATTCCGGGAATAGACCAACACATCGAGATTCTCGTGCTGGTCGTGATCTTCGTGTCAATTCTGCCGGGCATCATCAGCTGGTGGCGCGAGCGCAGCAAGCCTGCCCCGGCGGCGAACTAA
- a CDS encoding lmo0937 family membrane protein, with protein MLWTIAMVLLILWILGFFVVNVGGSLIHILLVIAVIVVIYRLVTGRPVV; from the coding sequence ATGCTCTGGACGATCGCGATGGTTCTGCTGATCCTGTGGATACTCGGTTTCTTTGTGGTTAACGTCGGCGGCTCACTCATTCATATTCTGCTCGTGATCGCCGTCATCGTCGTCATCTACCGCCTCGTCACTGGCAGGCCAGTAGTCTGA
- a CDS encoding DUF882 domain-containing protein — MTELAASVPEPARSRWHRKGLSRKAEGRFNVASSILICLIAFGWSWSIANARDEIVEGAPAATGIITRALTDSRSPTVAYLTDAALDFVNPLRGESGKLKASVQQPGETLPVDTLPHGVVATFSSGAKAESTAVLAAPRGTGIWSLGIAMGNAIRPIADFSIITLKPASAKQGGRIGLYYIGNWPRMTRTAKARYDAPSGFIEVTPQTQDTQLSDHFELRDFFPHDQQNVWPKYIVVDMKVVDKLELVVAELETQGIPAKGVRVLSGFRTPQYNRARGDPRGRASLSRHMYGDAADIFIDNNGDGNMDDLNHDGRVNINDSRVILAAAIRVEAAHPSLIGGVGIYPGTSAHGPFTHIDTRGYPARWIGTGDN, encoded by the coding sequence TTGACGGAGCTCGCAGCGAGCGTGCCGGAGCCGGCGCGCAGCCGCTGGCACCGCAAGGGCTTGTCGCGGAAGGCGGAGGGAAGATTCAATGTTGCTTCGTCCATTCTGATCTGTCTCATCGCGTTCGGCTGGTCGTGGTCCATCGCCAACGCGCGCGACGAGATAGTGGAAGGCGCGCCGGCCGCGACCGGCATCATCACGCGCGCGCTCACCGATTCGCGCTCGCCCACGGTCGCCTATCTCACCGACGCCGCCCTCGACTTCGTGAATCCGCTGCGGGGCGAGAGCGGGAAGCTCAAAGCCAGCGTACAGCAGCCGGGCGAGACGCTCCCCGTGGACACCCTTCCTCATGGTGTGGTCGCCACATTCTCCTCCGGCGCGAAGGCGGAGTCCACGGCGGTCCTTGCCGCGCCCCGCGGCACCGGGATCTGGTCGCTCGGCATCGCCATGGGGAATGCCATCCGTCCGATCGCCGACTTCTCGATCATCACGCTCAAACCCGCTTCCGCAAAGCAGGGCGGCCGGATCGGGCTCTACTATATCGGAAACTGGCCACGGATGACGCGGACGGCGAAGGCGCGATACGACGCCCCCAGCGGTTTCATCGAGGTCACGCCGCAGACGCAGGACACACAGCTCTCCGACCACTTCGAGCTTCGGGACTTCTTTCCCCACGACCAGCAGAACGTCTGGCCAAAATACATCGTCGTGGACATGAAGGTCGTGGACAAGCTCGAGCTCGTGGTCGCCGAGCTCGAGACGCAGGGCATTCCCGCGAAAGGTGTCAGGGTCCTGAGCGGCTTCCGCACGCCCCAGTACAACCGCGCCAGAGGCGACCCGCGCGGGCGCGCGTCGCTCAGCCGCCACATGTACGGGGATGCGGCCGACATATTCATTGATAACAACGGAGACGGCAACATGGACGACCTGAACCATGACGGCCGGGTCAATATCAACGACTCCCGGGTCATCCTGGCAGCGGCAATTCGCGTCGAAGCGGCACACCCTTCGCTGATAGGAGGGGTTGGGATATACCCGGGCACTTCCGCCCATGGGCCGTTCACTCATATTGACACGCGCGGATATCCCGCGCGCTGGATCGGAACCGGAGACAACTAA